TTTCTAATTTAGATATCAATATCGCCAATATCTTGAACCGTTCAAAAGGAGATTATGCCTATACCATTTTGGATCTTGATGAAACAGATAAGGCAAAAATTGATGACCTAGTTGCTAATTTTGAAGCGAGTGACAATATTGTTCGTGTACGCTTAATCAGGGGCAAAAAATAAGATGATATATATACTAGGATTAGGGTGGTGAGCAGTTTTAACCATTGACTGTTTTTGCCCTTTTTATGGCTGAAAAGGAGGGAAAATGATGGTCCTTTACAAGCAGATTTATCATTCTCCTTTGGGAGATTTATCTCTTGTTGCAAATAATCAGGGTCTAATTGGCGTTTGGTTCCTTAATCAAAAATACTTTGAACAAGGATTGGAGGGAGAAACAGTCATAGAGCAAGCAAATACTATCTTAGATCAAGCCAAACAGTGGCTAGATACTTATTTTGCTGGGGAAAACCCTAATATGGTAAAGTTTCCTTTGAATCCACGGGGGACTGCTTTTCAAAAGCGCGTCTGGCAGGCCTTGTCTGAAATTCCTTGGGGACAGACTAGAGCTTATGGAGATATTGCTCAAAAAATAAACTGCCCATCCGCCCGAGCAATTGGTGGATCAGTTAGTCGCAATCCGTTAAGTATCATTATCCCTTGTCACCGTGTTCTTGGTGCTGCCGGTCAAATGACAGGCTATGCTGCTGGTATTGATAAAAAGATGTGGTTATTAGAGCATGAAGGCTTTAAAGTTGACAAGTAATTTATCTTTGCTAAGATAAATTTGAAAGGAGAACATATGCTGACATTTTACGAATATCCTAAATGCAGTACCTGTCGCCGTGCCAAAGCAGAATTAGACGATTTGGCTTGGGATTATGACGCAATTGATATCAAAAAGAATCCACCTGCAGCTAGTCTAATAAGGAATTGGCTAGAGAACAGCGGTCTAGAACTTAAGAAATTTTTCAACACATCAGGACAATCTTATCGTGCTCTGGGATTAAAAGATAAACTTCATCAACTAAGTCTTGATGAAGCAGCGAATTTATTAGCTAGCGATGGTATGCTCATCAAACGCCCGCTTTTAGTAAAAGAGGGTAAAATAGTACAAATAGGCTATCGAACAGCCTACAAAGATCTTGACTTTTAAAGTCGAGATTTTTTCTTTCCTTTCTTTTTCATGCTATAATGAGCTCAAGGAGAATTTGACAATTATGGTTTTATCAAAAAAACGTGCTCGTAAAGTATTAGAAGAAATTATTGCGCTTTATCCAGATGCTGTTCCTAGCTTAAATTTTAAAAATCATTTTGAGTTGTTAATTGCTGTTATTTTATCAGCTCAGACAACAGATGCAGCAGTTAATAAAGTGACTCCTGCCTTATTTGCAGCTTATCCGAGACCAAAAGATCTAGCTAAGGCTGACTTGAAAGATCTTGAATCTTATATTTCTCAGATTGGACTCTATCGGAATAAGGCGAAATTCTT
This region of Streptococcus mutans genomic DNA includes:
- a CDS encoding methylated-DNA--[protein]-cysteine S-methyltransferase — its product is MVLYKQIYHSPLGDLSLVANNQGLIGVWFLNQKYFEQGLEGETVIEQANTILDQAKQWLDTYFAGENPNMVKFPLNPRGTAFQKRVWQALSEIPWGQTRAYGDIAQKINCPSARAIGGSVSRNPLSIIIPCHRVLGAAGQMTGYAAGIDKKMWLLEHEGFKVDK
- a CDS encoding arsenate reductase family protein is translated as MLTFYEYPKCSTCRRAKAELDDLAWDYDAIDIKKNPPAASLIRNWLENSGLELKKFFNTSGQSYRALGLKDKLHQLSLDEAANLLASDGMLIKRPLLVKEGKIVQIGYRTAYKDLDF